Part of the Lycium ferocissimum isolate CSIRO_LF1 chromosome 6, AGI_CSIRO_Lferr_CH_V1, whole genome shotgun sequence genome, TATCACTACTAATCAAGAACTCCCATtagtaatttcttttatttttttatgcttTACTCTTTGATTTTCATCTTTAACTGTGTGTCTTCATGTTGAGATAGTAGTATGGTGATGTGGCATGTACTGCTTTCAGTTTGTTCAGAGGCGGATCTAAGATTTAAATTTGATGGATTTATATTGAATCTATTATACCTTTGAAGTTAtgagtttaaaattttagtAGTTTTTTATCCGTGTCTAAAATGTTGGATTAGTTGAATTGAACCCATAGTGGGCGCAGTGGTACTCTGCATACACTTGCAGAAAATCCTAGATCTGTCTTGTGTTTATTCTTTATTGTGATGGATTTAGCTCTAATTGATTTGTGCAGATTAACTAGaattatgtgtgtgtatgtgtacaTATTATCACAAAAGAGTTGTGACACTGCAGATATAAATAAAGATGCATACAAAGTTATTAGCCTGTATGGCCAAGTTTCTAAAatttgcttattttgaaaaatgatttttgttaaGTGTTTTTCTGAAAAGAGTACTTTTGAAAAGTAGCAGTATGTGTttagctaatcaatttgaaGAACACTTATGTCAATATTATAGCATCAATTGTGTTTAGCCAAGCTCTCAAAAAGTGCATGATACTCCGCGTTCACTTATTTAAAATCATGGATCTTAACTTTTTGTTTGCAATCAGTTAAGCACGGTCTATTAATCCGTTTAGACTTCGGCAATTTTAACTAACAATAGCAAAATTTTGTTTCAGGTGGAGTAGTTGGAATTATTTTGCCTGCAACATTGATGAGAAAGTCATAAGAGAAACTGGTAAGTTTTAAATATACTGAACtaagtatattttttgttgTCTGTTTTACTTAATCAGATTCATATGCAGCTATAATATTTAACTTTCTTTTGGTTGATAACAGCTGATGCCCTGGTTTCAACTGGTATCAATAAGCTTGGATATAAGTATGTCAACATCGGTATGTTTGACTAAAGGTCTACATAGAATTTTTGTTTGAATCTCTTAACATACACGcgacttttaaatttttgttttagaTCTTCTATACGTAGATGAGACTATAGGTACGGCTTATATGGTAGATCCACCTGCATTTGATTCTGCTGTTTGCAGCTATCTTTCCTTAGTTATCAGCATTACAGAAACTGACAGCTACTAAAACCATGTATATgaacacttttctttttagatgATTGCTGGGCTGAACCTCAACGCGATGATCAGGTACTTCTTATCTCAGCTGGAAATTTTGTCCAGATCTGCTTTACCTTATTTTATGTAGTACCATATTCCTTACTAGTAATTCTCTTTGCTAATGAAATCCAAATTCCAGGGAAATTTTGCAGCTAAAAATTCCACATTCCCTTCTGGAATGAAAGCTCTAGCTGACTATGTTCATAGTAAAGGTCTTAAGCTAGGAATCTACTCAGATGCAGGGTAACTTGAACTTGCACATGAAATTCATTTTGAAAAGATATCCTTGATCTCAAAATTCACCATTTAAGGTTTCTGCAGGTATTATACTTGCAGCAAGAAAATGCCTGGTTCACTCGGTCATGAGGAACAAGATGCGAAAACTTTTGCAGCATGGGTAAGTACAAGTATCCTGATCCATCTCAACAATTAACCATAAAACAATTCGAACATAGTTGTAGATAACGATTTTTTCATTCAGGGTATTGATTATTTGAAGTATGATAACGATTTTTTCATTCAGGGTATTGATTATTTGAAGTATGATAACTGCAACCACGATGGAACAAAGCCAACCGTGCGGTAAAGTTTTGTTTTCTGTTCAACTCAAGAAATCATCTGTTACAATTCCACTAGTTGTCTatcacactttttttttcttgacgGGGATCCTTTCTTCTGTAGATACCCTGTAATGACAAGGGCTCTAATGAATGCTGGAAGGCCTATCTTCTTTAATCTTTGTGAATGGTGACAACTTCTTCCCTAATAAGCCCTTGTGTGGTTTCCTTCTCTAATTTTGACATTATTGTAATGACTCTATGTACCTATCTATTTCAAATAGGGGCGACATGCATCCGGCACTCTGGGGTGGCAAATTAGGTAACAGCTGGAGAACTACAAATGATATCACTGATACATGGGAAAGGTAATAGTTAAATAGGTCTTTAAATTGATAGATTTCATGAGAGTTGATCTTGACATCATCTTTCCTTCTTCGACAGCATGGTTTCTAGAGCAGACCAGAACGAAGTTTATGCAGACTATGCAAGGCCTGGTGGTTGGAATGGTTAGTATTTAGATGCTTCTTATTTCCTTAAAACTCAATATCGTTACTGTTGAAGAGTGTCATCATCTCCATCTAAAAACTTTGCTATTAGAGAGAGTAGACTTTTAATTACTTAATACTATTCTTTCTCAACAAGTCCTCTCACGTGTGGGCCTGATTAATTTTCATAGGCCAAATATGTGGAGATActgttttagtttttttttttttttttttgggtggctATGAGATTTTATCATATTAGTTTTTTGCCTAGTTTGATATCATGTTAAAGTGCGTGACCATCTGACCTAAAAGTTTATAGCTATTAAAGAGAACACATTTTTAGTTTATTATATTATGTCTCCATACTTACAATTGTTGCTAAACAGATCCTGACATGCTTGAGGTGGGAAATGGAGGGATGACAAAGGATGAATACATTGTCCACTTTAGTATTTGGGCAATTTCTAAGGTACATCAGTATCTTTCTGTAAATATTTCTGCTTCTTTTAGTGCTATCGTTCTCGTTGGGGACAGAATGTATGATCCATTTTGAGCTTCTTGCTAAGTCTAGGCTCCCCTTATCATCGGCTGTGATGTGAGAAGTATGACAGAGGATACTATGGAAATACTTACCAACAAAGAGGTCATTGCTGTTGATCAAGGTACTAAACTGCATAATATATTGACTGCAACTAATCATTTGTACTACTATAATTTATACGCGATTACCAAGATGAGAGCTATATCCTTTCGgttgttttcaaaagtattAGCACTCATTCATTGCTTTGAGCAGATGAATTAGGCGTCCAGGGCAAAAAGGTTAGAATGGAAGGCGATCTTGAGGTAACAAAAATCTATACAAAGTAGAACTTTTTTTCCCTGCCCGTAATGCAGATTGCAGACGATAACCTTTCACTTTCTATTACGACCAGATCTGGGCAGGGCCTCTGTCAGGGTATAGAGTAGCTTTGGTGCTTCTCAACCGTGGTCCTCAGAGAAATGAAATAACAGCAAACTGGGATGACATTGGAATTCCTCCTAACAGTGTTGTAATGGCAAGAGACCTTTGGGAGGTATGTCTTATGTTACATTTCCTTATCTGTCTTTTGGTAGATTTCTGGAAGAATGAGCCCTAGGCCTTTGGTCTAGTAGTAAGAGCACAAGTTTGATGTGCGGGTTAGGCGCACATCAAGGCCCTCAGAGATTTCTTGGTTATCAAAAAGATTTCCTGGAAGAATGATTTCCAGTTAATCAGAAAGTTAAGGACTTCTGTTACTTCAACAAGAATTATCGCACAAATCAATCAGACAAGTTCCTCTAAAACTTAGTCAAGAATAAAACCTTCGGGACTTACTATAAATTGATGCTTTCTTGTTAAACTTTTATACTTGATCTACTATACAACGAAAAACTTTTTCTGCCTAGATTAGAAACTCACCAATGTCCAAAGGGTACATATGACATGGATATGTATGTACTTCATAGTGATCCTTTAAAATGCACTAGAAAACATTATACCACTCGAACATACTCGTGAATGAGACATACCTCTAAAATACTAGCCAGATTCATAAAGAAGTCTACGTTATATTCAGATCAATAAAGTAGTCTATCATCCACCATTTTGGGAAGTTATTGGAGAATTAAATCCTTACCATCATTCACTTATTGATTATTAGTCCTTTTACTCATTATGGAAATAATTTTGCATGCAGCACAAGACATTGGAGACAAAATTTGTAGGGAATTTGACAGCTACAGTGAACTCTCATGCATGCAAGATGTATGTATTGAAGCCTGTTGCTTGAAGGATTCAGCTAATGGTTGGCACCAGATTTCTCAGTGTCTTCCTCTCAATTTGTTATTAAGTACAAAAATGAACTTGTCATTTGTACAAAGAATCAAACATCATTAATAAGATGTTATGTATGAGTTTTCTCTACCTAATGCTTTCTGATTTTGGTTCTCGACTTCAGTTCCACATCCTCTTAATGGATATATCTGGTCCGTATTTTTTCTCGAGTTTCACCTGTATTTCAGTAGATGATTCTGCAATCCATCTTGTGTAAAGTATTGTCATAAGCCATTGAATCTTGATTCAATGTGTTTGCAAATGCTAATACCATAAGATTAGTTTACAGGTGTTCAGACTGACTATTTTAGTTTTCTATTTTAAGAACTTTTAGATGTTGGGGTAGATGGATTGCAGTAGGGGAAAAAATAGAAGCAGAGAAAGGTTTTACGTGATGCTTATAAAATTTGTTGTGTAAGGTAAAGTTGCAACCATTAGAATTTATCATTATAGATGTGATTTTTCAAAGCAATGCACCTGTAAcatatttgtttcttatgaAGCTAGTTATCTCTTAGTTCTTTGAGTTACACTTACATATCGAGCCAGAGTGCAAATTCTTTTTAACAGCCATGAATATTCAAGGAGTGTAATTTTTTAATAACTGATAGAtgaatttaaaataagtaatgtTTGAATGTaaaaaatggaaataatgtCAATGAATTGCACAAAAccagaataagaaagaaaaaaacagaaaTAGTTTATGAATAGTTTGAGTTTGGTTGGCGCAGTTTAATCTGGTCATAAAGCTACTTCCATTGTTTTCAATTTGtgtgttatttttctttttagtcctgATGAAAAAGAATTATCACTTTTCATTCCACTATTCCATctgacatgtttaagaccaaaatattcaaaaaacaATTTGGTATTGTTATACACATCTTTAGCTCAAGACCACAACATCTAAAAATCTCCCTTACTGTTTAAACTTTGTGCccaatcaaactaagacacaaTGAAACGAGGAGTACATAAGAAGAGATACAAGAAAGGTCAAGATACGACAAGGTTCAGACATATCAATCAACACTGCCTCAATCTCAAACTAGTTGAGTCGGCTATAGTTTAGACACCCTTgcataatattataattacCACAATTGATACATGATTTCACACAAGAAACCTACAATTACAAAGAATGATATGTATTTGGTTAGGGGAGATGGATCCTTCTCCAACAGAGCAGGTTCATTAGCAGCAACATTGAGACCAGCAGCAACTTACAGCATGTTGTCCTTAACTATCAATACAACAACTATGCCTCAGTCTCAAACAAGTTGAggtcagctatatgaatcctcactgaCCATGTCGTTCTTAACTATCGATAATAAGTGTAAATGTAAAGTTAGTACTCAGTGTTGCATCTTAGCAGGAATGTACATAGCTCTGCAAGGTACAAAAGCATGCAGTGCAGACATCTACAGATCTACAAAAGTCGCTCAAGTTCAGCAACATCATCGTTACTTTCCAATAATATTATACCGATATTCCATGCAATAACAGTAAACTCATGAAACTTCTTGAAGTGCTAAATTCAGCTCCTGAGCAAATTTGGCAATTGATCCTCCTCTTCTGAACGAAAATAAGAGATGTAGAAATGGAGAAATGTTAGCAATAGGAACTCTCCACGGACACACAGATGGTTGTTTAAGACGTTTTCAAATACCTAGAAAGACCAGGCAGCCAACTCTTGACTTTTTCAAGCTCAATAAAGCAGAGATTGCAGCGCTCCATCCTTTATTTGTCAATAAGCAATAAAACCGTTCAaactagaaataaaaagaacatTAAGTATAAGATAATATGTAATAATACCTTTGCTCTGCCTCAATATCAACACCAACCGATGTTGGCGTAGACAACGAAGTATAAATCAGTGAACCAAATACTTTAACAAGCTTGAGCAGCATATTCAATGATATATCTTGATGTCTAAAGGAAGTCCACCAAGAAACAAACATGTCAGTCATGGAAACTTTTGAACAATGTTAGcgaagaaaaggaaaacaaag contains:
- the LOC132060060 gene encoding alpha-galactosidase 1-like, with product MEIRIGTKLLLALWLLISFVCGGYCHWLEQKEKEKSVETRRSLLSNGLGLTPPMGWSSWNYFACNIDEKVIRETADALVSTGINKLGYKYVNIDDCWAEPQRDDQGNFAAKNSTFPSGMKALADYVHSKGLKLGIYSDAGYYTCSKKMPGSLGHEEQDAKTFAAWGIDYLKYDNCNHDGTKPTVRYPVMTRALMNAGRPIFFNLCEWGDMHPALWGGKLGNSWRTTNDITDTWESMVSRADQNEVYADYARPGGWNDPDMLEVGNGGMTKDEYIVHFSIWAISKAPLIIGCDVRSMTEDTMEILTNKEVIAVDQDELGVQGKKVRMEGDLEIWAGPLSGYRVALVLLNRGPQRNEITANWDDIGIPPNSVVMARDLWEHKTLETKFVGNLTATVNSHACKMYVLKPVA